The following coding sequences lie in one Rissa tridactyla isolate bRisTri1 chromosome Z, bRisTri1.patW.cur.20221130, whole genome shotgun sequence genomic window:
- the HTR1A gene encoding 5-hydroxytryptamine receptor 1A — translation MDVANNTTSPERSPEGSGGAGLAEVTLGYQLLTSLLLGTLILCAVSGNACVIAAIALERSLQTVANYLIGSLAVTDLMVSVLVLPMAALYQVLNKWTLGQVTCDIFISLDVLCCTSSILHLCAIALDRYWAITDPIDYVNKRTPRRAAVLISLTWLIGFLISIPPMLGWRTPEDRSNPDACTISKDHGYTIYSTFGAFYIPLLLMLVLYGRIFKAARFRIRKTVKKAEKKKIADTCLTLSPATLQKKSNGEPGKGWRRTVEPKPGACVNGAVRQGEDGAALEIIEVQRCNSSSKTHLPLPSEACGSPPPPSFERRNEKNTEAKRRMALSRERKTVKTLGIIMGTFILCWLPFFIVALVLPFCDSKCYMPEWLGAVINWLGYSNSLLNPIIYAYFNKDFQSAFKKIIKCKFCRQ, via the coding sequence ATGGATGTGGCCAACAACACTACCTCCCCAGAGCGCTCCCCCGAGGGGTCAGGCGGCGCCGGCCTCGCCGAGGTGACCCTAGGCTACCAGCtgctcacctccctgctcctgggcacGCTCATCCTGTGCGCCGTGAGCGGCAACGCCTGCGTGATCGCGGCCATCGCCCTGGAGCGCTCCCTGCAAACCGTGGCCAACTATCTCATCGGCTCGCTGGCCGTCACCGACCTCATGGTGTccgtgctggtgctgcccatggcgGCCCTCTACCAGGTGCTGAACAAGTGGACGCTGGGGCAAGTCACCTGCGACATCTTCATCTCGCTGGACGTGCTGTGCTGCACCTCTTCCATCCTGCACCTATGCGCCATCGCCTTGGACAGGTACTGGGCCATCACGGACCCCATCGACTATGTCAACAAGCGGACTCCCCGGCGGGCCGCCGTGCTTATCAGTCTGACCTGGCTCATCGGCTTCTTGATATCCATCCCACCCATGCTGGGCTGGAGGACGCCCGAGGACCGCTCGAACCCCGATGCCTGCACCATCAGCAAGGACCACGGGTACACAATCTACTCCACCTTCGGCGCCTTCTACATCCCGCTCCTCCTCATGCTGGTGCTCTACGGCCGCATCTTCAAGGCGGCCCGCTTCAGGATCCGCAAGACTGTCAAGAAAGCGGAGAAGAAGAAGATCGCCGACACTTGCCTCACcctctctccagccaccctgcagaagaaaagcaacgGGGAGCCCGGCAAGGGCTGGCGGCGGACTGTGGAGCCCAAGCCCGGTGCGTGTGTCAACGGCGCGGTGCGGCAGGGCGAGGACGGGGCCGCCCTGGAGATCATCGAGGTCCAGCGCTGCAACAGCTCCTCCAAGACTCACCTGCCGCTGCCCAGCGAGGCGtgcggctccccgccgcccccctccttCGAGAGGCGCAACGAGAAGAACACGGAGGCCAAGCGGAGGATGGCTCTGTCCCGGGAGAGGAAGACTGTCAAGACCCTGGGCATCATTATGGGCACCTTCATCCTCTGCTGGCTGCCGTTCTTCATCGTGGCGCTGGTCCTGCCCTTTTGTGACAGTAAGTGCTACATGCCCGAGTGGCTGGGAGCAGTCATCAACTGGCTGGGCTACTCCAACTCCCTCCTCAACCCCATCATCTATGCCTATTTCAACAAAGACTTCCAAAgtgcttttaagaaaattatCAAGTGCAAATTTTGCCGGCAGTGA